Proteins encoded by one window of Vitis riparia cultivar Riparia Gloire de Montpellier isolate 1030 chromosome 11, EGFV_Vit.rip_1.0, whole genome shotgun sequence:
- the LOC117925255 gene encoding uncharacterized protein LOC117925255 isoform X1, which yields MASTHLCHQISRPPQGRSVCFRRLTTAKRSGISLPPPKYVGNNRSLAVRTQTHLKWALRLSIVDQSPPTSTIDMKQLVNFLYDDLPHLFDDQGIDRTAYDDQVKFRDPITKHDSIGGYLFNIGLLKNLFRPHFQLHWVKQTGPYEITTRWTMVMSFILLPWKPELVFTGTSIMGVNPATGKFCSHLDVWDSIQKNDYFSLEGLLDVIKQLRIYKTPDLETPKYQILKRTADYEVRKYSPFIVVETDGDKLSGSTGFNDVAGYIFGKNSTMEKIPMTTPVFTQAFDADKSKVSIQIVLPLEKEMSSLPDPNQEAISLRKVEGGIAAVSKFSGKPMDDIVQEKEKALRSNLIRDGLKPKMGCLLARYNDPGRTWSSIMYSYGWRSFHWTSALNKVSLWLASIAVGQS from the exons ATGGCCAGCACCCACTTGTGCCACCAGATTTCCCGGCCACCCCAAGGCCGGAGCGTCTGTTTCCGCCGACTCACCACCGCCAAACGCTCCGGAATTTCTCTCCCGCCACCCAAATATGTCGGAAATAACAGAAGCCTAGCCGTCAGAACACAGACACATTTGAAGTGGGCACTTAGACTAAGCATAGTAGATCAAAGCCCGCCAACATCAACGATTGACATGAAACAGTTAGTGAATTTCTTGTACGATGATCTCCCTCATCTCTTTGACGACCAAGGAATTGATCGAACGGCGTATGACGATCAGGTGAAGTTCCGGGACCCAATCACTAAGCATGACAGCATTGGTGGGTATCTCTTCAACATAGGCCTCTTGAAGAATCTCTTTCGGCCACATTTTCAGTTGCATTGGGTGAAACAG ACAGGGCCCTATGAAATAACTACAAGGTGGACTATGGTAATGAGTTTCATTCTTCTGCCATGGAAACCAGAATTGGTGTTCACAGGAACCTCTATTATGGGTGTCAACCCAGCCACTGGAAAGTTTTGCAGCCATTTG GACGTTTGGGATTCTATACAGAAAAATGACTATTTTTCTCTAGAAGGATTATTGGATGTAATAAAGCAG TTGCGGATTTACAAGACTCCAGACCTAGAAACACCCAAATATCAGATACTGAAAAGGACTGCAGATTATGag GTAAGAAAGTACAGCCCATTTATAGTTGTGGAAACCGATGGAGACAAGTTGTCAGGATCAACTGGCTTTAATGATGTTGCTGG ATATATTTTTGGAAAGAACTCGACAATGGAAAAGATTCCAATGACCACCCCTGTCTTCACTCAAGCATTTGATGCTGACAAGTCCAAAGTATCCATCCAAATAGTTCTTCCTCTAGAGAAAGAGATGAGCAG TCTACCAGATCCCAACCAAGAAGCCATTAGCTTGAGGAAGGTGGAAGGAGGCATTGCTGCAGTGTCAAAGTTCAGTGGAAAACCTATGGACGATATCGttcaagagaaagagaaagcacTCCGCTCTAATCTTATTAGAGATGGTCTTAAACCTAAAATGGGTTGTTTGCTTGCTCGCTACAACGATCCAGGCCGAACATGGAGTTCTATAATG
- the LOC117925255 gene encoding uncharacterized protein LOC117925255 isoform X2, protein MASTHLCHQISRPPQGRSVCFRRLTTAKRSGISLPPPKYVGNNRSLAVRTQTHLKWALRLSIVDQSPPTSTIDMKQLVNFLYDDLPHLFDDQGIDRTAYDDQVKFRDPITKHDSIGGYLFNIGLLKNLFRPHFQLHWVKQTGPYEITTRWTMVMSFILLPWKPELVFTGTSIMGVNPATGKFCSHLDVWDSIQKNDYFSLEGLLDVIKQLRIYKTPDLETPKYQILKRTADYEVRKYSPFIVVETDGDKLSGSTGFNDVAGYIFGKNSTMEKIPMTTPVFTQAFDADKSKVSIQIVLPLEKEMSSLPDPNQEAISLRKVEGGIAAVSKFSGKPMDDIVQEKEKALRSNLIRDGLKPKMGCLLARYNDPGRTWSSIMRNEVLIWLEEFSLD, encoded by the exons ATGGCCAGCACCCACTTGTGCCACCAGATTTCCCGGCCACCCCAAGGCCGGAGCGTCTGTTTCCGCCGACTCACCACCGCCAAACGCTCCGGAATTTCTCTCCCGCCACCCAAATATGTCGGAAATAACAGAAGCCTAGCCGTCAGAACACAGACACATTTGAAGTGGGCACTTAGACTAAGCATAGTAGATCAAAGCCCGCCAACATCAACGATTGACATGAAACAGTTAGTGAATTTCTTGTACGATGATCTCCCTCATCTCTTTGACGACCAAGGAATTGATCGAACGGCGTATGACGATCAGGTGAAGTTCCGGGACCCAATCACTAAGCATGACAGCATTGGTGGGTATCTCTTCAACATAGGCCTCTTGAAGAATCTCTTTCGGCCACATTTTCAGTTGCATTGGGTGAAACAG ACAGGGCCCTATGAAATAACTACAAGGTGGACTATGGTAATGAGTTTCATTCTTCTGCCATGGAAACCAGAATTGGTGTTCACAGGAACCTCTATTATGGGTGTCAACCCAGCCACTGGAAAGTTTTGCAGCCATTTG GACGTTTGGGATTCTATACAGAAAAATGACTATTTTTCTCTAGAAGGATTATTGGATGTAATAAAGCAG TTGCGGATTTACAAGACTCCAGACCTAGAAACACCCAAATATCAGATACTGAAAAGGACTGCAGATTATGag GTAAGAAAGTACAGCCCATTTATAGTTGTGGAAACCGATGGAGACAAGTTGTCAGGATCAACTGGCTTTAATGATGTTGCTGG ATATATTTTTGGAAAGAACTCGACAATGGAAAAGATTCCAATGACCACCCCTGTCTTCACTCAAGCATTTGATGCTGACAAGTCCAAAGTATCCATCCAAATAGTTCTTCCTCTAGAGAAAGAGATGAGCAG TCTACCAGATCCCAACCAAGAAGCCATTAGCTTGAGGAAGGTGGAAGGAGGCATTGCTGCAGTGTCAAAGTTCAGTGGAAAACCTATGGACGATATCGttcaagagaaagagaaagcacTCCGCTCTAATCTTATTAGAGATGGTCTTAAACCTAAAATGGGTTGTTTGCTTGCTCGCTACAACGATCCAGGCCGAACATGGAGTTCTATAATG